The genomic DNA GAGGTCGTGCCACTCCTGGTCGGTGAAGTCCGCGAGCTTCTTGTCCGGGTCGTAGAAGCCGGAGGAGACCAGGACCTCCCAGTACCAGTTGCCGACGGCGAAGTTCGGGATGGTGACGGCGCCCTCGTTGAGCGAGAGCCGGCGGTCGGCGAGCTGGTCGACGTCGATCTGCGAGACCTCGCCCAGGCCCTCGCAGCGCGGGCACATGCCCTCGGGGATGTTGAAGCTGAACGCGCCCGAGGTGCCCACGTGCGGCTCGCCGAGCCGGCTGAACAGGATGCGCAGCATCGCGTACGCGTCGGTGGCCGTGCCCACCGTGGAGCGGGAGTTGGCGCCCATCCGCTCCTGGTCGATGACGATGGCGGCGGAGAGGTTGTGCAGCCCGTCGGCGTCCGGCCGGGGCAGGTTCGGCATGTAGGTCTGGACGAAGGCGCTGTACGTCTCGTTGATCAGCCGCTGCGACTCCGCGGCGATGGTGCCGAAGACGAGCGAGGACTTGCCGGAGCCGGAGACGCCGGTGAAGACCGAGAGCCGCCGCTTGGGGATGTCGAGCGAGATGCCGGCCAGGTTGTTCGCCCGGGCGCCGCGCACCTTGATCATGTCGTGGGTGTCGGCGAGGCTCGCCGCGCCGGCCGCGGGCCCCGGGCCCGGCGGGTCGTTCTCTGCTGCTTGTGCTGAACACATGAGCGCGATTTTAATCAAATTTGACTAGCGACCGCTTCCGGGTTTTCTCCGGGCAGGGCGTCCGCCAGCGTCGGCACCGGACCGAGCGCGTCGAGGAGGCCGCAGCACCGCAGGACCCGGTGCACGGTGCCGCCCTCGGGGCAGACCAGCCGCAGCTCGCCGCCGCGGTCGCCGGTGCGCCTGCGGGCGCGTATCAGCAGCCGCAGTCCCGAGCAGTCGAGGAACTCCGTCCGCCGCAGGTCGATGATCACGCGCGGCGCGGGCGCGCCGGTGATCACGTCGAGGTACGGCTCGACATCGAGCTGGGCGGCGAGGTCGATCTCGCCGGTCAGCTCCAGCACCGTGAATCCGTGCAGCCGGTAGCTCCGCGCGAAGCGCGACTC from Streptomyces sp. CMB-StM0423 includes the following:
- a CDS encoding anti-sigma factor antagonist (This anti-anti-sigma factor, or anti-sigma factor antagonist, belongs to a family that includes characterized members SpoIIAA, RsbV, RsfA, and RsfB.), translated to MYTDDVTGASWRTGGDDHADRVESRFARSYRLHGFTVLELTGEIDLAAQLDVEPYLDVITGAPAPRVIIDLRRTEFLDCSGLRLLIRARRRTGDRGGELRLVCPEGGTVHRVLRCCGLLDALGPVPTLADALPGENPEAVASQI